From the Lathyrus oleraceus cultivar Zhongwan6 chromosome 4, CAAS_Psat_ZW6_1.0, whole genome shotgun sequence genome, one window contains:
- the LOC127073314 gene encoding mitochondrial thiamine diphosphate carrier 2, which translates to MEEPSQVKRAIIDSSAGAISGGISRTVTSPLDVIKIRFQVQLEPTSSWALLRKDLVLTAPSKYTGMLQASKDILREEGFKGFWRGNVPALLMVMPYTAIQFTVLHKLKTLASGSSKTENHTNLSPYLSYVSGALAGCAATVGSYPFDLLRTILASQGEPKVYPNMRSAFMDIIQTRGFQGMYAGLSPTLVEIVPYAGLQFGTYDTFKRWTSAWNHNRYSHTTGDDSISSFQLFLCGLAAGTCAKLVCHPLDVVKKRFQIEGLQRHPRYGARVEHRAYSNMYDAVHRIFRSEGWAGLYKGIIPSTIKAAPAGAVTFVAYELVSDWLESLT; encoded by the exons ATGGAGGAACCTAGCCAAGTGAAACGTGCTATCATTGATTCATCTGCTGGAGCAATTTCTGGGGGAATTTCTCGCACTGTAACATCACCACTTGATGTTATTAAGATTAGATTTCAG GTTCAGCTTGAACCAACATCTTCATGGGCTTTACTGCGCAAAGATTTGGTCTTAACCGCGCCGTCGAAATATACCGGTATGCTTCAAGCTAGTAAAGATATTCTTAGAGAAGAAGGCTTTAAG GGTTTTTGGCGAGGGAATGTACCGGCTTTGCTCATGGTTATGCCGTATACAGCAATTCAGTTTACAGTTTTACACAAGTTAAAGACTCTTGCATCTGGTTCTTCCAAGACAG AGAATCACACTAATTTGAGCCCTTATCTATCCTATGTCAGTGGTGCCCTAGCTGGGTGTGCAGCCACGGTTGGTTCATATCCTTTTGATCTTCTCCGAACCATATTAGCGTCTCAAGGCGAGCCAAAG GTGTACCCTAACATGAGGTCAGCATTTATGGACATCATCCAGACTCGTGGATTTCAAGGCATGTATGCTGGTTTGTCTCCAACTTTAGTTGAGATTGTACCTTATGCAGGCCTACAATTTGGAACATATGATACTTTTAAGCGTTGGACCTCG GCTTGGAACCATAATAGATATTCCCACACCACGGGAGATGATAGTATTTCTAGCTTTCAGCTTTTCCTTTGTGGGTTGGCGGCTGGGACATGTGCGAAACTTGTCTGTCATCCTCTTGATGTGGTCAAGAAAAGATTTCAG ATCGAAGGGCTTCAAAGGCATCCAAGATACGGAGCTCGAGTTGAGCATCGAGCATACAGTAATATGTACGATGCCGTGCATAGGATATTTCGGTCAGAGGGTTGGGCTGGTCTATACAAGGGGATAATTCCATCAACTATTAAAGCTGCACCTGCTGGTGCTGTGACATTTGTTGCATATGAGTTGGTATCAGATTGGCTAGAGTCCTTGACTTGA